The following nucleotide sequence is from Psychroflexus torquis ATCC 700755.
GGATCTGTTATTCGTGAACAACTCGATTTGGGGTATTCTTATGATGGGAAAATTGCAATACTTTATGAAATTCGACCTTTTTGGGACAACCCGAAAGAAATTCAACACATGGAATTTGCTAAAATTAGATTTTACAAGTCAAGACAAGAATGGAATCTATATTGGATGCGTGCAAGCGGAAGATGGAAACTTTACGAACCATTTCCAAAATCAACTCATTTAGAAAAGATGATCGACATTATAAAAGAAGATCCATATGGCTGCTTTTATGGATAATATAAAGAAAATATTATAAAAATTGTGGAAGAATTCACTTCTAAAATTTAAAGCTTTTCTAGATCACTTAAATTTAAGAAGATTAATTAAGGTTGATATTTAAGCACATATTAATATGGAATGATATATTTTTGAGTTCATCCATCAGTCTACAAATAAGGTTGTGAAAGATAGTTTTCTTAGTTCTAGACTTCTTGAGCTGGTAACAAAATTCATCAAAATATCCATTTATATGTTATAAACTCCAACCAAATTAAATTTATAATGTCGTATGAATAAAATGAATTGTACTACGACGAGGCTCAGCACAGATTTTTTTGGTTTATTGAAGTTAAATATAACTAGCATAGCCTTAGTAACGGTAATTATTTTTGATAAAAAGTAAGCGAAAAAAGCCTGTGATGAATTCGTATCGGTAAAACGATTTATTGCCATATTAAAATTTATTTGGTATAAAATGATTTCAACTAAAAAAACTTAGAGAATTAGTTAATAGGATCAACTATAAGAGCAGCTGGTTCAATGTGCTTTCAGGCAAATGGAACGCGGACGTCATTACGAATCAATGGTATCTTTTATAAGATTTTGCAAACAACAACCGCAGTTAGACAATAATACTTTGCGGTAAGTGATAATAGATTTACGTTCACTAGCGTAGATCTCATAATCGACAAGGTTTCAAAAGTTTTACTCTCTAAGGCACCAAGTAACAATTATACTTTCTTCAATTGGTATAGCTGAAAACCGAACTATTATTGAATGCATAACCTAAGCTAATATAGGTTCTGTATCCAATAATCAGGCCCTTCAACTTCCTTTAAACATCAAAGTAGGTTTAAATACAAATGATTATATCGAGGTTTCTATATGATCCGGTAGCGATAGGTCAATTATTGTTTCGAATTTGCAGTTTAGAGTCACCGATTATCAGTAGTTAGGCCATTCTAATATGAAATAAATAGAAATTTATTTCTACCCTTTAAACCAATACTATAGCCTCATTTGCATTCATCAGGTTTTACATTGGTATTATCCTCTATATACAACACTGCCATCCCCGTATCGCCTTTATAACTCACTCCCACTAAAGCTATATGACCTGTATCATCTTAAGCCTCTAAAATCTGGTCTTTAGTAAGCAAGTACTCTATCGTTTTTATCTCCAAAATATAAAGCAAACAAAAAAGGAGTAAGGGTTCGTTCACCTTTACAGTTAATCAATATTGCTTTTTTTTAATTTTGTAAAACTTGTCAATCAAATTAATTCAAAACCATCATACTACAAATACTTAACAATAGAACAAATACTACAAACAAAGTCATAGCAAGGATTTAATTGAAAAAATACTGACTTTTCAAAGATATAATAGTGAATTATAAGCATTTATTAACAATAAGTATTTTCTTCTTATCAATAGGTTTGTGTGTAATTCATACATAAAAAATTATGAATAATTTACTATTTACAGCAACAACCATTAGTTTTTTAATAAGTTTTGTCTCATTGAAGGCAACAGCAATTAGTTCTAATACTGAAGGTGATATTGTAATTAATAACCTTACTCATAATGTGTCGATGTCAGAAATGAAAACATTTCCCGTTAATGATACTAATCCAGTTTTAAACATTTCAGAATGGCTCAGTTTTGAGACATTTTGTGCAACCCAAGCTGTTGCGGATTTGATATCCTTTCACGACAATTTAATGGCACAAACAATCACAGCAAATCTCCCTCAAGCTCTTGGTACATGAAAAATCTTTTATTCACAATTTTAATAATGTCAAGCATTCTATGTAATGCACAATTTTACGTATCTAATGGTGATGAAGTTTATGTTTCAGATCAAAGTACACTATACTCAAATGAGGATATAGAAAATAACGGTACAATACGTTTAGAGAACGAATCATACTTAATTTTTGATGCTGACTTAATTAACAATGCCACTATTTCATACCAAGATGGCAACAGTAAAGGAATTTTACAAATTGGTTCTGGTGAAGCTTCAAGCAATCAAGCTCAAGACATCCAATTTAATGCTACACAGGGTGAAGAAGCTCCGTTTATTATTCTTAATAAAACCTCTGGCGTTGCAAACATTACTCGTGGTCACATGCGTTTGTTAGAACGTTTTAAATCTATTAGTGGAACATTAGATGCTAATAGTGAAATTACAGGTGCAGATACAAACGAAAATATATCAAAAGGCTTAACATTTATAAATCCTGATGTAGCAACAATTTCAGTTGTTGAAGAATCTAGTGGCGGTATAGTAAAAAATGTGATCACCGAGCTCCTATTCCCGGAAGACTCAAAAAGAGCATTTAAATTTTTCTCATCTTCTGTAACTACGCCTGAATCCATAAATGCTAATCTTCAAGA
It contains:
- a CDS encoding DUF3024 domain-containing protein, with amino-acid sequence MRASGRWKLYEPFPKSTHLEKMIDIIKEDPYGCFYG